A window of the Dickeya dianthicola NCPPB 453 genome harbors these coding sequences:
- the birA gene encoding bifunctional biotin--[acetyl-CoA-carboxylase] ligase/biotin operon repressor BirA encodes MKDYTVPLKLISILSDGEFYSGEYLGELMGMSRAAINKHIQTIREWGLDVFTVTGKGYALSAPIQLLDAEKIRSQIESGNIAVLPVIDSTNQYLLDRLDSVSSGDACIAEYQHAGRGRRGRKWFSPFGSNLYLSLYWRLEQGPAAAVGVSLVIGIIMAEVLHHLGAEGVRVKWPNDLYLNDKKLAGILVELNGRTGDAAHLVIGAGINLRMNSSGSDVINQGWINLQDAGIDMDRNMLAVRLITELRTALAIYEQQGLASFISRWNGLDNFYNRAVKLIVGNREIKGIDKGIDSQGALLLEQDGEIQSYIGGEISLRGW; translated from the coding sequence ATGAAAGATTATACCGTCCCGTTGAAGTTAATCTCTATTCTGTCCGATGGTGAGTTTTATTCGGGGGAATATCTCGGCGAGTTAATGGGAATGAGCCGTGCAGCCATCAATAAACATATTCAGACTATCAGAGAGTGGGGGTTGGATGTCTTTACCGTAACGGGAAAAGGCTATGCACTTTCAGCCCCAATTCAGTTGCTCGATGCAGAGAAAATTCGCTCGCAAATAGAAAGCGGCAATATAGCGGTTTTACCCGTGATTGATTCTACCAACCAATATTTGTTGGACCGCCTTGATTCAGTATCATCGGGCGACGCCTGCATTGCTGAATACCAACATGCCGGGCGGGGACGTCGTGGTCGAAAATGGTTTTCCCCCTTTGGCAGTAATCTCTATTTGTCACTGTATTGGCGCCTGGAACAAGGGCCCGCCGCCGCGGTTGGCGTGAGTCTGGTTATTGGCATCATTATGGCGGAAGTCTTGCATCATCTGGGGGCTGAAGGGGTGCGGGTGAAATGGCCGAATGACCTATATCTGAACGATAAAAAATTGGCTGGTATTCTCGTTGAATTAAATGGTCGGACGGGAGATGCTGCGCATCTGGTGATTGGCGCAGGTATTAATCTGCGTATGAATTCATCGGGTTCTGATGTAATCAATCAGGGATGGATCAATCTGCAGGACGCTGGGATTGATATGGATCGTAATATGCTGGCAGTAAGGCTTATTACCGAGCTACGTACCGCGTTGGCTATTTATGAACAACAAGGTCTGGCATCTTTTATTTCTCGATGGAACGGTCTGGATAATTTTTATAATCGTGCAGTGAAGCTGATTGTCGGTAACCGGGAAATAAAAGGTATTGATAAAGGCATTGATAGCCAAGGGGCATTATTGCTGGAGCAGGATGGGGAAATTCAATCTTATATCGGTGGTGAGATTTCTCTGCGTGGATGGTAA
- the tuf gene encoding elongation factor Tu, translated as MSKEKFERTKPHVNVGTIGHVDHGKTTLTAAITTVLAKTYGGQARAFDQIDNAPEEKARGITINTSHVEYDTPTRHYAHVDCPGHADYVKNMITGAAQMDGAILVVAATDGPMPQTREHILLGRQVGVPYIIVFLNKCDMVDDEELLELVEMEVRELLSQYDFPGDDTPVIRGSALKALEGEAEWEAKIIELAEALDSYIPEPERAIDKPFLLPIEDVFSISGRGTVVTGRVERGIVKVGEEVEIVGIKDTTKTTCTGVEMFRKLLDEGRAGENVGVLLRGTKRDEVERGQVLAKPGSIKPHTQFESEVYILSKDEGGRHTPFFKGYRPQFYFRTTDVTGTIELPEGVEMVMPGDNIKMVVNLIAPIAMDDGLRFAIREGGRTVGAGVVAKVIA; from the coding sequence ATGTCTAAAGAAAAATTTGAACGTACAAAACCGCACGTTAACGTCGGTACTATCGGCCACGTTGACCATGGTAAAACAACGCTGACCGCTGCCATCACTACCGTTCTGGCGAAAACCTACGGTGGTCAGGCTCGTGCATTCGACCAGATCGACAACGCGCCGGAAGAAAAAGCGCGTGGTATCACCATCAACACCTCTCACGTTGAATACGATACCCCGACTCGTCACTACGCACACGTTGACTGCCCGGGACACGCCGACTATGTGAAAAACATGATCACCGGTGCTGCCCAGATGGACGGCGCGATCCTGGTCGTTGCAGCGACTGACGGCCCGATGCCGCAGACCCGTGAGCACATCCTGCTGGGTCGCCAGGTAGGCGTTCCGTACATCATCGTGTTCCTGAACAAATGTGACATGGTTGATGACGAAGAGCTGCTGGAACTGGTTGAGATGGAAGTGCGTGAGCTGCTGTCTCAGTACGATTTCCCGGGCGACGACACGCCGGTTATCCGCGGTTCCGCGCTGAAAGCGCTGGAAGGCGAAGCCGAGTGGGAAGCGAAAATCATCGAACTGGCCGAAGCGCTGGACAGCTACATTCCGGAACCGGAGCGCGCGATTGACAAGCCGTTCCTGCTGCCGATCGAAGACGTATTCTCCATCTCCGGGCGTGGTACGGTAGTAACCGGTCGTGTAGAGCGCGGTATCGTTAAAGTGGGTGAAGAAGTTGAAATCGTGGGTATCAAAGACACCACGAAAACCACCTGTACCGGTGTTGAAATGTTCCGCAAACTGCTGGACGAAGGCCGTGCGGGCGAGAACGTGGGTGTTCTGCTGCGTGGTACCAAGCGTGATGAAGTGGAGCGTGGTCAGGTACTGGCCAAGCCGGGCTCGATCAAGCCGCACACTCAGTTCGAATCTGAAGTGTATATTCTGAGCAAAGACGAAGGTGGCCGTCACACGCCGTTCTTCAAAGGCTACCGTCCACAGTTCTACTTCCGTACCACTGACGTGACAGGTACCATCGAACTGCCGGAAGGCGTAGAAATGGTCATGCCGGGCGACAACATCAAGATGGTCGTAAACCTGATCGCGCCGATCGCGATGGACGACGGTCTGCGTTTCGCTATCCGTGAAGGCGGCCGTACAGTAGGCGCCGGCGTGGTTGCCAAAGTTATCGCTTAA
- the coaA gene encoding type I pantothenate kinase: MTNNAQSFATPYLQFDRQQWANLRDSVPLTLTEDEIIKLKGINEDLSLDEVAEIYLPLSRLLNFYISSNLRRQAVLEQFLGTDGQKIPYIIGIAGSVAVGKSTTARVLQALLSRWPEHRKVELITTDGFLHPNKILQQRNLMKKKGFPQSYDIHSLVKFVSEIKSGVPWTTAPTYSHLTYDIVPDCNKVIEQPDILILEGLNVLQSGMDYPHDPHRVFVSDFVDFSIYVDAPEELLKSWYINRFLKFRQGAFTNPDSYFHNYAKLTEAEAVNIASQLWNEINGLNLKKNILPTRGRASLIMTKSANHAVECVRLRK, translated from the coding sequence ATGACTAATAACGCGCAATCTTTCGCAACGCCTTATCTTCAGTTCGATCGCCAGCAGTGGGCCAACTTGCGTGACTCCGTACCATTGACTCTGACTGAAGATGAAATCATTAAACTCAAAGGCATTAACGAAGATCTGTCTTTGGATGAGGTCGCGGAAATTTATTTGCCATTGTCTCGACTGCTCAATTTCTATATCAGTTCCAATTTACGGCGTCAGGCTGTGCTTGAGCAATTCCTGGGAACCGATGGGCAGAAGATCCCCTATATCATTGGTATTGCCGGCAGTGTTGCCGTGGGGAAAAGTACGACGGCGCGTGTACTGCAAGCATTGCTCAGTCGCTGGCCAGAACATCGCAAGGTTGAACTGATTACCACCGACGGTTTTCTTCATCCCAATAAAATATTGCAACAAAGAAACCTGATGAAGAAGAAAGGGTTTCCCCAGTCCTACGATATACATAGCCTGGTAAAATTCGTTTCTGAGATAAAATCCGGCGTCCCTTGGACCACCGCTCCCACCTATTCTCATCTGACTTATGATATTGTGCCTGATTGCAATAAAGTCATAGAGCAGCCAGATATTCTGATTCTTGAAGGGCTAAATGTGCTGCAAAGCGGGATGGATTATCCTCATGACCCTCATCGCGTTTTTGTATCTGATTTCGTGGATTTCTCCATTTATGTTGATGCACCTGAGGAGCTACTGAAGAGCTGGTACATCAATCGATTCTTAAAATTCAGGCAGGGTGCGTTTACTAATCCCGACTCCTATTTCCACAATTATGCAAAACTGACGGAAGCAGAGGCCGTTAATATCGCTTCACAATTATGGAACGAGATTAATGGATTGAATCTCAAGAAGAATATATTGCCAACACGTGGACGAGCCAGCCTTATTATGACCAAAAGTGCCAATCACGCAGTCGAATGCGTACGCTTAAGAAAATAA
- the murB gene encoding UDP-N-acetylmuramate dehydrogenase, with protein sequence MTNSVTSLKSFNSFSLSVFATEAATVKNSSELLSVWQRAAQGGLPILILGEGSNVLFLDDFHGIVLVNRLKGIEIKETTSEWMLHVGAGENWHYLVEYTQERQIAGLENLALIPGCVGSAPIQNIGAYGVELKQVCAYVDMLNLRTGETARLSAEECRFGYRDSVFKHEYQDGFAIIAVGLRLSKEWKPVLEYGDLTRLDPSAVTAKQVFDAVCQMRRSKLPDPAVMGNAGSFFKNPVIPAAIAEHILASYPNAPHYPQLNGEVKLAAGWLIDQCGLKGYQIGQAAVHDKQALVLVNKGEATSRDLVNLARYVRNRVAEQFEVWLEPEVRFIAAQGEVNALEVLA encoded by the coding sequence ATGACGAATTCTGTCACATCCCTAAAATCGTTTAATTCCTTCTCTTTATCGGTATTTGCGACAGAGGCCGCGACTGTCAAAAATTCAAGTGAATTGTTATCTGTATGGCAACGTGCTGCTCAGGGAGGGTTACCGATCCTGATATTGGGGGAAGGCAGTAATGTGCTCTTTCTTGATGATTTTCACGGCATAGTGCTCGTCAATCGGCTCAAAGGGATTGAGATAAAAGAGACTACATCTGAGTGGATGCTCCATGTCGGGGCTGGAGAAAACTGGCATTACCTTGTGGAATATACACAGGAACGCCAGATCGCCGGTCTTGAAAATCTGGCCTTGATCCCGGGATGTGTTGGGTCAGCGCCTATTCAGAATATCGGTGCTTATGGCGTAGAACTGAAGCAGGTTTGTGCTTATGTCGATATGTTAAATCTGAGAACGGGCGAGACCGCGCGCCTGAGTGCTGAAGAATGTCGATTCGGTTATCGCGATAGCGTTTTCAAGCATGAATACCAGGATGGATTTGCCATTATCGCGGTAGGGCTACGTTTATCAAAAGAGTGGAAGCCAGTCCTGGAATATGGCGATCTTACCCGCCTTGATCCTTCGGCAGTAACAGCAAAACAAGTCTTTGACGCTGTTTGTCAGATGAGGCGGAGTAAATTACCTGATCCGGCGGTAATGGGTAATGCAGGTAGTTTTTTCAAAAACCCGGTTATTCCTGCGGCTATAGCTGAACACATTCTGGCGAGTTATCCCAATGCCCCTCATTATCCTCAACTAAATGGTGAGGTAAAGCTGGCTGCTGGCTGGTTGATCGATCAATGCGGTTTAAAAGGGTATCAGATTGGTCAGGCTGCGGTTCATGATAAGCAGGCTCTGGTTTTGGTGAATAAAGGTGAAGCAACCAGTCGTGACTTGGTTAATCTGGCTCGTTATGTAAGAAATCGAGTCGCAGAGCAATTCGAGGTGTGGCTGGAGCCTGAGGTACGGTTTATTGCCGCTCAGGGAGAAGTGAATGCGCTGGAGGTTCTGGCATGA
- the murI gene encoding glutamate racemase encodes MATELQGENIISPEAIVSDLPARPTVLVFDSGVGGLSVYDEVRKLLPDLHYIYTFDNEAFPYGEKSEQFIIERVLSIVDAVEKQHPLSLVIIACNTASTISLPALRARFNFPVVGVVPAVKPAAKLTRNGVVGLLATRATVQRPYTHELISRFANDCQILLLGSAELVEWGEAKLQGETVPEDALRKILKPWLKLAEPPDTVVLGCTHFPLLSEELQQVLPDGTRLVDSGTAIARRTAWLIEHLENPKLSTECNLAYCLSITPKVAALSPVLRRYGFNSLERLMLLPAGE; translated from the coding sequence ATGGCTACCGAACTGCAGGGCGAGAATATTATCTCACCGGAAGCTATAGTTTCTGATTTACCCGCCCGCCCCACGGTCCTCGTGTTTGATTCCGGGGTGGGCGGTTTGTCCGTTTATGATGAAGTTCGCAAATTGCTGCCGGACTTACATTATATCTACACCTTTGATAATGAGGCTTTTCCCTACGGGGAAAAGTCTGAGCAATTTATCATTGAGCGCGTGCTTTCTATTGTTGACGCGGTGGAAAAACAACACCCGCTGTCATTGGTAATCATCGCCTGTAATACAGCCAGTACGATTTCACTCCCGGCACTGCGTGCGCGTTTTAATTTTCCCGTCGTCGGTGTGGTACCTGCGGTAAAACCGGCTGCCAAATTGACCCGGAACGGCGTCGTTGGGTTGCTGGCGACACGTGCTACGGTCCAGCGCCCTTATACGCACGAACTGATTTCCCGCTTTGCTAATGACTGCCAAATTCTGCTGCTGGGGTCTGCTGAGCTGGTGGAATGGGGGGAAGCCAAGCTTCAGGGGGAGACGGTACCTGAGGACGCGTTGCGGAAAATCCTCAAGCCCTGGCTAAAATTGGCAGAGCCCCCAGATACGGTTGTTCTGGGATGTACTCATTTCCCTCTCCTGTCGGAAGAGTTGCAGCAGGTATTGCCTGATGGCACACGGCTTGTCGATTCGGGCACTGCTATTGCGCGCAGAACAGCGTGGCTGATTGAGCATCTGGAGAATCCGAAATTGTCGACAGAGTGTAATCTGGCTTACTGTTTATCGATTACACCGAAGGTCGCGGCGCTGTCGCCGGTTCTGCGCCGTTATGGTTTCAATTCGCTTGAACGATTAATGCTTTTGCCGGCTGGCGAGTAA